GCTTTAGCTCCTGATGCGCAATCCGGGCTTAATCGGCCGCTTCCACTGCGTTTCAGCGGGATTTGCCCGGATGCTTTCGCGCAAGGCCAGCGCACTGCGCATCAGTTCGTTTTCACTCCTGATGCGCAATCCGGGCTTAACGCAGGTATTGCTGTTGTCCGAACCAGTCGGCAAAGCGGTTCATTTTATCAGGATTTTTGGCAAACCAGGCCTCTGCTTCCTCAGGTCTGGCACCCCGGCTGATATAATAACTGAAAGCTTCTGCATTACCGGATGTATGGACTTCGGAAAGGAAAGGAATATATAAATTCCACCAAAGGCTGTTAATATTCTTCTTTATTTCACTCAGTGCCGAGAAGAATGTACGGTTTCGTTCAGCAAACCGTCCGAGTTCAGTGCTGTCGGTTTTCCCGGCAATGCTTGCCACTGCCGCCATACTTACTGTCATTTCAAATACTCCAAGGCTGTCAGAATCTTCTCTGGAATGCATACTGGCACTGATTTTACCGGGCCGATCGGAGGTCATACCCTTGACCTGCAAGGATGCCAGCATCTCCCATGCGGTTTTTGATCTTTCAGTGCGCGATTCAATCAATAGAAAAAAATACAGCGGGAACATTGCCTTTACTCTGTTTCCCAGTTCGGCTTCGGCATAGGCCAGCAGGAGGTGGCTTCCCGGATGGCTCGGTCTGAGCCGGACAGAACGGCACAGTATCTGCTCTGCTTCCCGGTATCGTTTCATACGGTAGAGCGTCAGTCCTTTATTGTATGCAAGCAAATGATCCTCAGGGAAGTATTTCATTCCTTCATCAAACACCTTCAGGGCTTTTTCCCTTTGCCCCAGTTCATCGAGCGAAGATCCCCAAACTGCGTACGATCCGGCATAGGGGGTTTTCCCTTTCCTGATACTGTTTTTTGCATACGCTGCTGCCCGTTTGTAATCACCCGTGCTCATAAAGGTATAGGCCATCTCGTACATGGCTTCTGCATTGGTGGGATCTGACTCAAGCACTTTCTGATAACATTCCAGGGCCTCTCTGAATTTGCCTTCATCATGGAAACGCATTCCCTGCCGCAGAAGGGAATCCGTCTGACCAGACGAGACGGAACATAAAAGAAGCAGAATGGACTTCACCATTGCAAGCCGCAGAAAAAAAGAATACCGTGACATAGCGTCCGATGATAAATTTCTTCCAATATACAAATTCCTGACGGAGATATGCATGAGGAAAGATCAAAGTATTATTTTTGTTTTCAATAATTACAACCAACCTAAAATACCAATCTATGTTTTCACAGCGCATGGTCAGGCGATCTGTTGCATTGCCGTTTCTTTTTTTTCTCTTTCTGCCGGCAATCTTGCCCGCAGGTGCTCAGAATCTAACAAGGAATGTTCCTGCCAGGGAATGTTCCGGTGTTTATTTGCTGTATTCGGTGAAAGGGAACGCTAATATTCCTTCAGGTGTTCCTTTTTCTGAGGTGATTCGCCCATTGGATACACTTCTGGTAATGTCTTCCATTCCCTGCACATTGAATGTTTACGACGGAGGAGGGAAAACTTATGTAACTGTTCCGGTTGATAAAACGGTTTCATTCGTTGTCGGAGGGAAACCGGGAATGCATAAGGCAATTCTTCTGGACAAAAGGGGCGAAGTGCTCCGCACCTTTACGTTTCAAATGGAGCCTGCTACGAAGATTTCCGACAGGGGGAAATTCGAGAACCTGTTTCATCTTCTGTATAAAGGAATGTGTGTTTACAGTCCTGACGGAACTGAAACCTATTATTTCAGAGGGAAAGAGTACAAGGTCTTTGTTCCCTGGGTTCTGGATAACGATCAGACCAATAAAGGGATGCGGTATTTCAGTCCGTACGGCTCTGATATGATTGATGTGTTCAGCGAGGTTCAGAGGGAAGACGGGATGATATACAGTTTTATCAGAAACAGTGAACGGCCAGGTTATTATGACCTTGCATACGGATCCACCAATTTTGTTAAAAGGTATGATACGGTTCTTTTTGTCCGCCAGCCCAATGAAAACCATGTGGAGTACCTGTTTGTCGACCTGTTGTACCAATGCTGGAAAGCAACGGGAGATGACCGGTGGATGCAGTCGAAACTGGCTTCGGCCGCCCGCGCTCTTGATTATAATGTTACCGACAGCCTGCGCTGGTCGAAAAGATTCGGGCTGCTGAAACGTCCTTATACCATTGATTCGTGGGACTTTCAGGTAGATGATGAATATACGCCAAGGGATGCTTTAACCCCAACTATGTGCGTTGTTCCCGGAAAAACCAAGTTCGGGATTTTCTATGGCGATAATACCGGCTATGCGCAGGCGTGCGAGTACCTGGCCGAAATGTTTGCCCATGCCGGTGACCAGGCCTCGGCAGCAAAATACCGGCAGAGAGCCCGGGAAATCAGGGAACGGCTGAATGCTCTTGCATGGAACGGGCGCTTCTTTACTCATTTTATTGATGAAGATCCATCGGTTAAAAGAAACCTGGGTGTGGACGAAAAAAGCCAGATTTCTCAGTCGAATGCCTATTCGGTCAACAGAGGGTTGCCTTATGAACAGAATGTTGCAATCATTGAAACCTATCTTGATCTGAAGAGACATCTGCCACCCGGTTCTCCGGGAGAATGGTACGCAATCTATCCTCCCTTTGAAAAGGGTTTCGGAGGACATAACGAAAAGTGGCAGTATATGAACGGAGGGGTTGCCGGACATGCCGCCGGAGAATTGGCGAGAGGTGCATTTGAAAATGGCTATGAATGGTATGGAACTGACATTCTTTTGCGATTGCTTGACCTGGGAAATAGATATGGTAATGGCTCACGCATATGGTTTTCTTATACCGGAGCTTATCCTCCACCTCCTCCTGATCCTGTATATCAGCCACTGGATATTCGTAAGGCGGCGAATATGAGCATTTATGACCAGGCAGGTAAGGGAACATTGCCCTGGATGAATGAGCGCCGGGGAAACGACATGCGGAACCTGCCCTGGGGAAAACAGACCTTTGGCGGGATTGAATTTTATATTCAAGATCCGTCAGCAAATAAGGGTAAAACTGTGATCGGGCTTTCAAAACAAAAAGGTTTTCTGCAACAGGTTTCTCTTCCTGTTGGAAGAAAGACCGGTATGATAGGCCTGCTTCACACAATCGGACAGACCGGCTCAGAAGGGATTGCAGGAAGTGTAATGTTTCATTATGTTGACGGAACTTCAGCAGCGCAGTATATTGTCAACGGAAAGCATGTAACAGGGTGGTGGTTCCCTGAATTGAACGGAAAACTGGCCGGAGTTGCCTGGCGCGGTCCGAACGGCGTAAGCAATGATGTGGGGGTGTGCTGGGCAGGAATTTCCAATCCCTTTCCGGAAAAGGAGATCCGGGAAATCACATTCCGGTGCAGCGATGATAAAGGCATTTGG
This portion of the Bacteroidales bacterium genome encodes:
- a CDS encoding tetratricopeptide repeat protein, producing the protein MSRYSFFLRLAMVKSILLLLCSVSSGQTDSLLRQGMRFHDEGKFREALECYQKVLESDPTNAEAMYEMAYTFMSTGDYKRAAAYAKNSIRKGKTPYAGSYAVWGSSLDELGQREKALKVFDEGMKYFPEDHLLAYNKGLTLYRMKRYREAEQILCRSVRLRPSHPGSHLLLAYAEAELGNRVKAMFPLYFFLLIESRTERSKTAWEMLASLQVKGMTSDRPGKISASMHSREDSDSLGVFEMTVSMAAVASIAGKTDSTELGRFAERNRTFFSALSEIKKNINSLWWNLYIPFLSEVHTSGNAEAFSYYISRGARPEEAEAWFAKNPDKMNRFADWFGQQQYLR